The following coding sequences lie in one Fibrobacter sp. genomic window:
- a CDS encoding M23 family metallopeptidase: MNFFLRFALSIFLILPLIACNEEEIIQNLKTEREVLRSRVDSLNAEIASAEALVKNVRVIRDTVRAGEGPFHLFTRLKAQVSHGEEDLGRVYAAMQDSVEFKLRVGEIFYVSVDSTNRVQRFRYAPNPITVHLVSKTDTGYVYQLIEKPVVKKQSFYEGMLEENSTLNGILFKVGIPGRMVGIVSGVLQCKVAFPLARPGDRFRVLLEDSYYQDSIWVSGKVIYAEFDGRNVGHHEAFRYEDEDPKSSYNAHYTEAGDALVFDGLRYPLEHLRITSSFGSRIHPITGQRKVHYGVDYGAPTGTVVHAVAEGNVTVSGYDDLSGNKIAIKHRDNSVSWYMHLQSRGVAVGAKVSPGQAIGRVGSTGRSTGPHLHFGFKDANGAWINPLSKTMIATPKLEGARLARLKKQVAEIRKQIELTQAAPAVRANDTTDVMVHMRVVK; encoded by the coding sequence ATGAACTTTTTCTTGCGCTTCGCACTTTCCATATTCCTTATTCTTCCGTTAATCGCCTGTAACGAAGAAGAAATTATCCAGAATTTAAAGACGGAGCGGGAAGTTCTCCGCAGCCGAGTGGACTCCCTGAATGCAGAAATTGCCTCGGCCGAAGCCCTTGTCAAAAATGTCCGAGTCATTCGCGACACGGTCCGCGCGGGGGAGGGCCCTTTCCACCTGTTTACAAGGCTTAAGGCCCAGGTAAGCCATGGCGAAGAAGACTTGGGCCGCGTCTATGCCGCCATGCAAGACAGTGTGGAATTCAAGCTCCGCGTTGGCGAAATTTTTTATGTCTCCGTAGATTCGACTAATAGGGTACAGCGTTTCCGCTATGCGCCCAACCCCATAACTGTTCATCTGGTAAGCAAAACGGATACGGGTTATGTTTATCAACTTATTGAGAAACCTGTAGTCAAGAAGCAGTCTTTTTACGAGGGCATGCTTGAAGAGAATAGCACTCTGAACGGTATCCTTTTCAAGGTTGGTATTCCTGGCCGTATGGTTGGTATAGTGAGTGGGGTGCTGCAGTGCAAGGTGGCCTTCCCATTGGCCCGCCCAGGAGACAGGTTCCGCGTATTGCTGGAAGATTCCTACTACCAGGATTCCATCTGGGTGAGTGGTAAGGTTATCTACGCTGAATTTGACGGCAGGAACGTTGGCCATCACGAGGCCTTCCGCTACGAGGACGAAGATCCCAAGAGTTCCTATAACGCCCATTATACCGAAGCGGGCGACGCCCTGGTCTTTGATGGACTCCGCTATCCGCTGGAACACCTGCGTATCACCAGTTCATTTGGTTCCCGTATTCACCCGATTACGGGTCAGCGCAAGGTTCACTATGGCGTGGACTATGGTGCTCCAACGGGAACTGTTGTCCATGCCGTGGCCGAAGGTAACGTAACCGTGTCTGGGTACGACGATCTGAGCGGAAATAAGATTGCCATTAAGCACAGGGACAATTCTGTAAGCTGGTATATGCATCTGCAATCTAGGGGTGTCGCTGTCGGGGCCAAGGTGTCTCCGGGCCAGGCCATCGGTCGTGTAGGCTCCACGGGCCGCAGCACTGGGCCTCACCTGCACTTTGGATTCAAGGATGCAAATGGCGCCTGGATAAACCCTCTGAGCAAGACTATGATTGCAACGCCCAAGCTAGAAGGCGCCCGTCTTGCCCGACTCAAGAAGCAGGTGGCTGAAATCCGCAAGCAGATAGAACTCACGCAGGCGGCCCCGGCGGTTCGTGCCAACGACACTACCGACGTGATGGTCCACATGCGGGTGGTGAAATAG
- the glmS gene encoding glutamine--fructose-6-phosphate transaminase (isomerizing), with protein sequence MCGIVAYIGQNEALPVLVGGLKKLEYRGYDSSGVSLIDHGKIKTVRASGKISALESKLKETPVQGNIGIAHTRWATHGAPTEQNAHPHMSFDGKISIVHNGIIENYASLKAKLIEKGVTFKSETDTEVVAHLIAKNYNGNLKEAVLKALSLIEGTFGLAVICSDEPDTLIGARRGSPLILGIGNEGEFFLASDVSAIINHTQKVVYLDDNDVVEIKRSGYSIVNMNSHEVTRDIQDVDFDAESIAKGGFAHFMLKEIFEQPEVLKNTMRGRLLIAEGNAKLAGLDTNIKELRNINRIIITACGTSYYAGMVGEYMIEDLAGVPVEVEYASEFRYRNPIIKPGTLVLAISQSGETADTLAALKEAQQKGATALAICNGVGSTIARTSDGGVYLHAGPEIGVASTKAFTSQVTVLAMIALLLGRQRRLSFETGADIARALTELPALVEETLKLSDSIAEIAKQYVKANNFLYLGRHFNYPVAMEGALKLKEISYIHAEGYPAAEMKHGPIALIDENMPVVVIAPKDALFDKVISNVREIKARGGRVIAVTTEDCKPLDEFADHLIKVPKTIPMLMPIVTCVPLQLLAYHIAVLRGNDVDQPRNLAKSVTVE encoded by the coding sequence ATGTGCGGAATAGTCGCCTATATCGGTCAAAATGAAGCTCTTCCTGTTCTCGTGGGCGGTCTTAAGAAGCTGGAATATCGTGGCTACGACAGCTCGGGGGTATCCCTTATCGACCACGGGAAAATCAAGACCGTCCGTGCTTCCGGTAAAATCAGCGCCCTGGAATCCAAGCTCAAGGAAACTCCCGTCCAAGGAAACATCGGTATCGCCCACACCCGCTGGGCCACCCACGGTGCCCCTACCGAACAAAATGCCCACCCCCACATGAGTTTTGACGGGAAAATTTCCATCGTCCACAACGGCATTATCGAAAACTACGCGAGCCTCAAGGCGAAACTTATTGAAAAAGGCGTCACCTTCAAGTCCGAAACAGATACCGAAGTGGTTGCCCACCTGATTGCCAAGAACTACAACGGCAACCTGAAAGAGGCAGTCCTCAAGGCCCTTTCCCTTATCGAGGGCACATTTGGCCTTGCGGTGATATGCAGCGACGAACCCGACACCCTGATTGGCGCCCGCCGAGGGAGCCCCCTGATTCTCGGTATCGGGAACGAAGGTGAATTTTTCTTGGCCAGCGACGTGTCCGCCATCATCAACCACACCCAGAAGGTGGTGTACCTGGACGACAACGACGTGGTGGAAATCAAGCGGAGCGGATACTCCATCGTGAACATGAACAGCCACGAAGTGACCCGCGACATCCAAGACGTGGACTTTGACGCCGAATCCATCGCCAAGGGCGGGTTCGCCCACTTCATGCTGAAAGAAATTTTTGAGCAACCCGAAGTGCTCAAGAACACCATGCGCGGCCGCCTGCTCATCGCCGAAGGAAACGCCAAACTGGCAGGCCTCGACACCAACATCAAGGAACTGAGAAACATCAACCGCATTATCATCACCGCCTGCGGCACCAGCTACTATGCGGGCATGGTCGGCGAATACATGATAGAGGATTTGGCCGGTGTTCCCGTAGAGGTGGAATACGCCTCGGAGTTCCGCTACCGCAACCCCATCATCAAGCCGGGGACCTTGGTCCTCGCCATTTCCCAATCCGGCGAAACCGCCGACACACTTGCGGCATTGAAAGAAGCCCAGCAAAAAGGCGCTACCGCCCTTGCCATCTGTAACGGTGTGGGTTCCACCATCGCCCGCACCAGCGACGGCGGCGTGTATCTGCACGCAGGTCCAGAAATCGGTGTGGCCAGCACCAAGGCATTCACCAGCCAGGTGACGGTGCTTGCCATGATCGCCCTCTTGCTCGGCCGCCAGCGTAGGCTAAGTTTCGAGACCGGAGCAGACATCGCCCGAGCTCTCACTGAACTCCCTGCCCTGGTAGAAGAAACCCTCAAGCTTTCTGACAGCATTGCCGAAATCGCCAAACAGTACGTGAAGGCCAACAACTTCTTGTACCTGGGTCGCCACTTCAACTATCCCGTGGCCATGGAAGGAGCCCTGAAGCTCAAGGAAATCAGTTACATCCACGCCGAGGGCTACCCCGCCGCCGAAATGAAGCACGGCCCTATCGCCCTCATCGACGAGAACATGCCCGTGGTGGTCATCGCCCCCAAGGACGCCCTGTTCGACAAGGTCATCAGCAACGTGCGCGAAATCAAGGCCCGCGGCGGCCGAGTCATCGCCGTCACTACCGAAGACTGCAAGCCCCTGGACGAATTTGCGGACCACCTGATCAAGGTACCAAAAACCATCCCCATGCTCATGCCTATCGTCACTTGCGTGCCGCTGCAGCTTTTGGCCTACCACATCGCCGTGCTCCGCGGAAACGACGTGGACCAGCCGAGGAACCTGGCTAAGAGTGTGACGGTGGAATAG
- a CDS encoding peptidase S41 has product MTSEKSVIPHSTFHIAILSLLLLAACGDFMEPVESTPEPTAYEFNYWLINQTYLYEEELKNLPETGDSIPLLYESLSDRYTRYYPPSKSEAAENQMNTSIVEGDLGMEYLVIYTEGDDHPYPILISRVYADSPAGRAKIPRYGRIISANGISMEGYNSKMVYDSIVAYSADVSLTIFFDDSLFQFDLTKETVYAPTVFLDTIEGITFVTITEFKESTADRENGTFGELRAYLDSTAGVSEPRVLDLRNNPGGLISQCLPAADLFVKEGLLSRRQFVSLTPDGKRTHQSLDVLANPGDFGENGKFLMLANRASASCAEIFIAAAKEQGGIPLAGETTFGKGIGQSQWKTLEGGLAVITNLEFYTPKGNSYHKKGIAPDMDCPEGASRTCALNAVKTLYGNSPKTQSAKMSVAERAIKESLLASTKTTIPAKSFDMGGALDSVVHFVNYPYSP; this is encoded by the coding sequence ATGACAAGTGAGAAATCAGTAATTCCACATTCCACATTCCACATAGCCATTCTCTCCCTCCTCTTGCTTGCTGCCTGTGGGGACTTTATGGAGCCGGTGGAAAGCACTCCGGAGCCCACCGCCTACGAGTTCAACTACTGGCTGATCAACCAGACCTACCTCTACGAAGAAGAACTGAAAAATCTTCCCGAAACGGGGGACAGCATCCCCCTGTTGTACGAATCGCTCAGCGACCGATACACCCGCTACTACCCGCCCTCCAAAAGCGAGGCCGCCGAAAACCAGATGAACACCTCCATTGTAGAAGGCGATCTGGGCATGGAATACCTGGTCATCTACACCGAAGGGGATGACCACCCCTACCCCATCTTGATATCGAGAGTCTATGCCGATAGTCCTGCCGGCAGGGCCAAGATTCCCCGCTACGGACGGATCATTTCGGCAAACGGCATTTCAATGGAGGGTTACAACTCCAAGATGGTGTATGATTCCATTGTCGCCTACAGTGCCGATGTTTCGCTCACGATTTTCTTTGACGACAGCCTGTTTCAGTTTGACCTGACCAAGGAAACGGTTTACGCCCCTACCGTGTTTTTGGACACCATCGAGGGAATCACCTTCGTAACCATCACCGAATTCAAGGAATCCACCGCCGATAGGGAGAATGGCACCTTTGGCGAGCTTAGGGCATACCTGGATTCTACGGCTGGTGTTTCCGAGCCCAGGGTGTTAGACCTGCGGAACAATCCCGGCGGGCTAATCAGCCAGTGCCTGCCTGCCGCAGACCTCTTTGTAAAAGAAGGCCTCTTGTCTAGGCGGCAATTTGTAAGCCTAACCCCCGACGGAAAAAGGACGCACCAGTCCCTGGATGTTTTGGCAAACCCCGGCGACTTCGGCGAAAACGGGAAATTCCTAATGCTTGCCAACAGGGCTTCGGCCTCCTGTGCCGAAATATTCATCGCCGCAGCCAAGGAACAGGGAGGCATTCCCCTGGCAGGCGAAACCACCTTCGGCAAGGGCATAGGGCAAAGCCAGTGGAAGACCCTAGAAGGTGGGCTTGCCGTCATTACCAACCTGGAATTCTACACGCCCAAGGGCAACAGCTATCACAAAAAAGGAATCGCCCCCGATATGGACTGTCCGGAAGGAGCTTCAAGGACATGCGCCCTAAATGCCGTCAAAACCCTATATGGTAATTCACCCAAGACACAAAGTGCCAAAATGTCTGTGGCAGAGCGTGCCATCAAGGAATCTTTGCTGGCCTCGACAAAAACAACTATTCCTGCAAAGAGTTTCGACATGGGTGGCGCTTTGGATTCCGTCGTCCATTTTGTAAATTATCCCTATTCACCGTAG
- a CDS encoding FKBP-type peptidyl-prolyl cis-trans isomerase, which yields MNKKVIVAAGALALLLTGCDQLCQGPKTKTALVTEKDKYSYALGAHFGNQAQFQLVARDSIDLDLDLFIQAFVERYKQDSAKYLMADSTIFQTLTELSQSRQAEKARKDSVAAAENKAKGEAFLAQNKTAEGVVTTESGLQYKVITEGTGVTPSDTDVVKVHYTGTLLDGTKFDSSVDRGEPLEFPIGAVIPGWTEMLKLMKVGEKVTAWIPSDLAYGPRGRGPQIPGNSMLIFEMELIDTHAPGAPSNAIAAAEPAKEDAKAEAKPAEKAAPAAAPAAAKAEAKPAAAAPAPAAKPAAAPAKAEAKPAAAAPAAAPKAAPAKAEAKPAAAAPAPAAKPAAAPAAKPAAAAALAAQPAAAPAAKPAAAPAPAAQPAAAPAAPAAAQ from the coding sequence ATGAATAAAAAAGTGATTGTTGCTGCAGGTGCTCTTGCCCTGCTCTTGACAGGTTGTGATCAGTTGTGCCAGGGCCCCAAGACCAAGACCGCTCTGGTCACCGAAAAGGATAAGTATAGCTATGCTCTGGGTGCCCATTTCGGAAACCAAGCCCAGTTCCAGCTGGTGGCCCGCGATTCCATCGATTTGGATTTGGACCTCTTTATCCAGGCTTTTGTGGAACGCTACAAGCAGGATAGCGCCAAGTACCTGATGGCCGATTCCACCATTTTCCAGACATTGACCGAACTTTCCCAGTCCCGCCAGGCCGAAAAGGCCCGTAAGGATAGCGTCGCCGCCGCCGAGAACAAGGCCAAGGGCGAAGCCTTCCTGGCTCAGAACAAGACTGCCGAAGGCGTGGTGACCACCGAAAGTGGACTCCAGTACAAGGTGATTACCGAAGGTACTGGCGTGACTCCTTCCGATACCGACGTGGTGAAGGTTCATTACACCGGCACTCTCCTGGACGGCACCAAGTTCGATAGCTCTGTTGATCGTGGCGAACCCTTGGAGTTCCCCATCGGCGCCGTGATCCCCGGCTGGACCGAAATGCTCAAGCTCATGAAGGTGGGCGAGAAGGTCACCGCCTGGATTCCTAGCGACCTCGCTTACGGCCCCCGCGGTCGTGGCCCGCAGATTCCCGGCAACAGCATGCTGATTTTCGAGATGGAACTGATTGATACCCACGCTCCGGGCGCACCTTCTAACGCCATCGCCGCTGCTGAACCTGCTAAGGAAGATGCTAAGGCCGAAGCTAAGCCCGCCGAAAAGGCTGCTCCTGCCGCAGCTCCCGCTGCCGCTAAGGCTGAAGCCAAGCCTGCTGCCGCTGCTCCCGCACCTGCCGCTAAGCCCGCAGCTGCTCCTGCTAAGGCCGAAGCTAAGCCCGCTGCCGCTGCTCCCGCAGCTGCCCCGAAGGCCGCTCCTGCTAAGGCTGAAGCCAAGCCCGCTGCCGCAGCTCCCGCCCCTGCCGCTAAGCCCGCAGCTGCTCCGGCTGCTAAGCCTGCTGCTGCCGCTGCTCTTGCAGCTCAGCCTGCTGCCGCTCCCGCCGCTAAGCCCGCTGCAGCTCCGGCTCCTGCCGCACAGCCCGCTGCTGCTCCTGCTGCCCCGGCTGCTGCTCAGTAA
- a CDS encoding PDZ domain-containing protein translates to MNFKKISLYSLVSVSLALWTGCTVKHADSEIAMPDEEEEIPQELTVAEQELVENHQLLHFFFLNANQKLGDINSYNGHGEDAGYSPDYYEFPDVYYMYSQMDDNYTRYFGPYYVSKYDLDMASEPIYSIAVSVQPADSQLVITQVYPNGPGDKAGLKAGDTVLYVGSTKPGDEKSFEKLTSGSEGDSISFKILRGSDTLDISAELFCYLEPTVHISYHDSIPVIKITSFENFSGISCNEANSASEDSTKGTSDEVKAALQATKGAAIIDLRGNPGGALDACLKATELFLSKGDTIGSLEYTEIAPDEVNQMILSDRMVATEDGVAKGRYFVFMADTNSASCSETMLMGVTNTTQAPIVGMLTYGKGIGQYNIPTSAGGLSMITAMKLYDKNDISYHDKGIVPDYDIPDSLKALDKAVEIAKLGKEKRTKGYGAENQGHFENSLAKKAFSSKEPARGGAYKVIKNPLMK, encoded by the coding sequence ATGAATTTCAAGAAAATTTCACTTTATAGTCTTGTTTCTGTTTCACTTGCGCTATGGACTGGTTGCACGGTCAAGCATGCCGACAGCGAAATCGCAATGCCCGACGAAGAGGAGGAAATTCCACAGGAACTTACTGTCGCTGAACAGGAACTGGTCGAAAACCACCAATTGCTCCATTTCTTCTTTTTAAACGCCAATCAAAAGCTTGGCGACATCAATAGCTATAACGGTCACGGCGAAGATGCGGGATATTCTCCCGACTATTATGAATTTCCAGACGTCTATTATATGTATAGCCAAATGGACGACAATTATACCAGGTATTTCGGGCCCTACTATGTAAGCAAATACGATTTGGATATGGCATCGGAGCCCATATACAGTATCGCCGTTTCCGTACAGCCCGCCGATTCCCAGCTGGTAATCACCCAGGTGTATCCTAACGGTCCGGGCGACAAGGCCGGACTCAAGGCTGGTGACACCGTACTCTACGTGGGCTCTACCAAGCCCGGCGACGAAAAGAGTTTCGAAAAGCTCACCTCCGGAAGCGAAGGGGACAGTATTTCCTTTAAAATCTTAAGAGGTAGCGACACGCTGGATATCTCGGCGGAACTTTTCTGCTACCTTGAGCCAACCGTGCACATCAGCTATCATGATTCTATCCCCGTCATCAAAATCACTTCCTTTGAAAATTTCAGTGGCATAAGTTGCAACGAGGCAAACTCCGCCAGCGAAGACAGCACCAAAGGAACCTCGGACGAAGTCAAAGCGGCTCTTCAAGCCACCAAAGGAGCCGCCATCATCGACCTGAGAGGTAACCCTGGCGGTGCCCTTGACGCATGCCTTAAAGCTACCGAGCTATTTCTTTCCAAAGGAGACACCATCGGATCTCTCGAATACACGGAGATTGCACCCGACGAAGTCAACCAGATGATCCTTTCAGACCGCATGGTGGCCACCGAAGACGGCGTTGCCAAAGGGCGGTACTTTGTATTTATGGCAGACACCAATAGCGCAAGTTGCTCAGAAACCATGCTCATGGGCGTCACCAATACCACTCAGGCTCCCATTGTAGGCATGCTGACTTACGGAAAGGGAATCGGGCAATACAACATACCGACTAGTGCCGGCGGACTCAGCATGATTACCGCCATGAAACTTTACGACAAAAACGACATTTCGTACCACGACAAGGGTATCGTACCGGACTACGATATCCCCGACTCTCTAAAGGCCCTGGACAAGGCGGTAGAAATTGCCAAACTCGGAAAAGAAAAGAGAACCAAGGGGTATGGCGCTGAAAATCAGGGTCACTTCGAGAACTCCCTTGCCAAAAAGGCATTTTCATCAAAGGAACCAGCCAGAGGCGGGGCGTATAAGGTGATAAAGAACCCGCTGATGAAGTAG
- a CDS encoding leucine-rich repeat domain-containing protein, with protein sequence MNLLDIINKAKAEKAKTLDLSQQGLRLLPPELFEIQSLEELNLDRNKLVELPDDIGLLKNLKSLSVSENDLMELPDTIGNLTTLEHLYLGYNSLSELPATVGKLTNLHTVNIAKNQLLELPDEIGNWTKVVKLSLHDNMLTTIPDSIGKLKSLVKLYLDNNDLTEVPATLGNLASLEILMISGNQLSVIPQEFGKLSKLRELVLDANQLETLPEALADCKSLETISINENPMEDGLPRAILDKKGLKIDQ encoded by the coding sequence ATGAACCTGCTCGATATTATTAATAAAGCCAAGGCCGAAAAAGCCAAAACCCTGGACCTATCCCAGCAGGGACTTCGCCTGTTACCCCCCGAACTTTTCGAAATCCAGTCCCTGGAGGAGCTGAACCTGGACCGGAACAAGCTGGTGGAGCTCCCCGACGACATCGGGCTCCTGAAGAACCTGAAAAGCCTTTCCGTCAGTGAAAACGACCTGATGGAGCTTCCGGACACCATCGGGAACCTTACCACCCTGGAACACCTTTACCTGGGCTACAACAGCCTGTCGGAACTCCCCGCCACCGTCGGAAAGCTCACGAACCTCCATACGGTGAATATCGCAAAGAACCAGCTTCTGGAACTCCCCGACGAAATCGGCAACTGGACCAAGGTGGTAAAACTCTCCCTCCACGACAACATGCTCACCACCATCCCCGATTCCATCGGCAAGCTGAAAAGCCTGGTGAAGCTGTACCTGGACAACAACGACCTGACCGAGGTCCCCGCCACCCTCGGGAACCTCGCAAGCCTCGAAATCCTGATGATTTCCGGCAACCAGCTGAGCGTGATTCCTCAGGAATTCGGCAAGCTTTCCAAGCTCCGGGAACTGGTGCTGGACGCAAACCAGCTGGAGACACTGCCCGAGGCCCTCGCCGACTGCAAGAGCCTCGAGACCATCTCCATTAACGAGAACCCCATGGAAGACGGCCTGCCCCGAGCGATTCTTGACAAGAAGGGGCTGAAGATAGACCAGTAG